The proteins below are encoded in one region of Chloroflexi bacterium ADurb.Bin180:
- the trmFO gene encoding Methylenetetrahydrofolate--tRNA-(uracil-5-)-methyltransferase TrmFO — protein MAEIKVVGAGLAGAEAAWQAAQRGVQVTLCEMRPAQMTPAHRTAAMAELVCSNSLGSDLVDRAPGLLKAELRFLRSVILSCADETAVPAGGALAVGREAFADLVTRRIESHPLIEVRREHLERIPEEGTVVIATGPLTSPALAEQLAAFAGAEHLYFYDAMAPIVTVDSVDMSRAFRASRYDRGEGDYINCPMDEAEYECLVDALLEAETIHLHDLEHENQHFFEACLPVEVLARRGRQALAFGPLKPMGLIDPRTGKRPYAVVQLRQDNLAGTLYNLVGFQTNLRWPEQKRVFSLIPGLENAVFVRFGQMHRNTFLNSPALLEPTMQSRTRPGLFFGGQITGTEGYIGSTASGYVAGLNAARLALGQPLLTFPTETMIGAICNYVARADPTNFQPMKVNFGLLPALQHPKRRKRERYQSFSQRALETLQQFAASEPLLPAQ, from the coding sequence CCGTACCGCTGCGATGGCCGAGCTCGTGTGCAGCAACTCCCTGGGGTCCGACCTGGTTGACCGCGCCCCCGGGCTCCTCAAGGCCGAGCTGCGTTTCCTGCGCTCAGTCATCCTCTCTTGCGCCGACGAGACCGCAGTTCCCGCTGGAGGAGCGTTGGCCGTAGGCCGCGAGGCCTTTGCCGACCTGGTCACGCGGCGAATCGAGAGCCACCCACTCATCGAGGTGCGCCGCGAGCATCTCGAGCGCATTCCTGAAGAGGGGACGGTGGTCATCGCCACGGGCCCTCTGACCTCGCCGGCGTTGGCGGAACAGCTAGCGGCCTTTGCCGGAGCAGAGCATCTCTACTTCTACGACGCCATGGCGCCGATCGTTACCGTGGATTCGGTCGACATGAGCAGGGCCTTTCGGGCATCGCGCTACGACCGCGGCGAAGGCGACTATATCAACTGCCCGATGGATGAGGCCGAGTACGAGTGTCTTGTGGATGCCCTCCTGGAGGCAGAGACGATTCATCTGCACGATCTGGAGCACGAGAACCAGCACTTTTTCGAGGCCTGTCTGCCGGTGGAGGTTCTGGCACGGCGCGGGAGACAGGCCCTTGCTTTCGGGCCTCTCAAACCGATGGGCCTGATCGACCCACGCACGGGCAAGAGGCCCTATGCCGTGGTGCAGCTCAGGCAGGACAATCTGGCCGGCACGCTCTACAACCTGGTCGGCTTTCAGACGAACCTCAGGTGGCCAGAGCAGAAACGGGTCTTTAGCCTCATCCCGGGCCTGGAGAACGCCGTGTTCGTGCGCTTTGGCCAAATGCACCGCAACACCTTTCTCAACTCCCCGGCGCTGCTCGAGCCGACGATGCAGAGCCGCACTCGGCCTGGCCTGTTCTTTGGCGGCCAGATCACCGGCACGGAGGGCTACATCGGGTCGACGGCCAGCGGCTATGTGGCGGGGCTCAACGCAGCCAGGCTGGCTCTGGGTCAGCCCTTGCTTACGTTTCCCACCGAGACCATGATCGGCGCAATCTGCAACTATGTCGCGCGGGCCGACCCGACCAACTTCCAACCGATGAAGGTCAACTTTGGGCTGCTGCCTGCTCTGCAGCATCCCAAGAGGCGCAAGCGGGAGAGATACCAGTCCTTCAGCCAGCGAGCCCTCGAGACGTTGCAGCAGTTCGCCGCCAGCGAGCCACTCTTGCCAGCACAGTGA